The DNA region ATCGCTCGCCCGGCAAACGCAATCAAGGTTCCGTTCTACGGCTACGTTGTAAGCTGGACCGACGAAAACGGCAAGCTCCGCAACCGTTGGGAAACCAAGGACTACGTCCTTGCTCTCCCCTACGATACTCCGATTCCGGGTTACAAGAACAACACCGTGAACAACCTGCGCCTCTGGAGCGCCAAGTCCACCGACGACTTCGGCCTTTCCTACTTCAACAACGGTGACTACATCGCCGCTGTGCAGGACATGGAACTTTCCGAAACCATTTCCAAGGTTCTCTACCCCAACGACTCCTCCATGAACGGTAAGGAACTGCGCCTCAAGCAGCAGTACTTCCTCTGCTCCGCTTCCTTGCAGGACATCATCAACCGCTTCAAGAAGACCCACGGCAACGACTGGAAGGTCTTCTCCGACAAGGTTGCCATCCAGCTGAACGACACCCATCCGGCAATTTCCATCGCCGAAATGATGCGCATTCTTCTTGACGAAGAAAACCTGGAATGGGATGAAGCATGGGAAATCGTTATCAAGACCTTTGCTTACACCAACCACACCTTGATGCCGGAAGCTCTTGAAAAGTGGCCCGTCAGCCTCTTCGAAAAGCTCCTCCCCCGTCATCTCCAGATCATTTACGAAATCAACGCACGCTTCCTCCGCATGGTCAGCATGAAGTGGCCTGGCGACAACGACCGCCTCGCCCGCATGAGCCTCATCGAAGAAGGCGGCTGCAAGATGATCCGCATGGCATACCTCTCCATCGTAGGTTCCTACGCTGTGAACGGTGTGGCAGCTCTGCATTCCGACCTTCTGAAGACCACCCTGTTCAAGGACTTCTACGAACTGTGGCCTGAAAAGTTCAACAACAAGACCAACGGTGTTACTCCTCGTCGCTGGGTCCGCAAGGCTAACCCGGCTATGTCCGAACTCATCAACTCCAAGATTGGTGAATCCTGGGTTAAGGATCTGGACGATCTCCGCAAGCTCGAAAAGTTTGCCAAGGATGCCAAGTTCCAGAAGGCTTTCATGGACGTGAAGAAGCAGAACAAGGAACGTCTGGCCAAGTACCTGAAGGAAACTCAGGGCGTGGACCTCGACACCAACATGTTCTTCGACGTGCAGGTCAAGCGTATTCACGAATACAAGCGCCAGCTGTTGAACATCCTCCACGCCATCCACCTGTACATCCAGCTGAAGGACGGCAAGGAAATCATGCCGCGTACCATCATGATCGGTGGTAAGTCCGCTCCTGGTTACTGGATGGCAAAGCAGATCATCCGTCTTGCTAACGCTGTCGCCGCCATCATCGACGCTGAC from Fibrobacter sp. includes:
- a CDS encoding glycogen/starch/alpha-glucan phosphorylase; amino-acid sequence: MAKTTKKTAAPALGTDAEAFRKAFTDHINHTLARGMDTVTDHEKFLAVAYAVRDRLVDRWIKTQETYYEKDVKRVYYLSLEFLIGRTLGNSVLNLDVESAVQEALDEVGMTLEELREQEVDAGLGNGGLGRLAACFLDSMATLELPAMGMGIRYEYGMFSQKIVNGEQEEQPDNWLRLPNPWEIARPANAIKVPFYGYVVSWTDENGKLRNRWETKDYVLALPYDTPIPGYKNNTVNNLRLWSAKSTDDFGLSYFNNGDYIAAVQDMELSETISKVLYPNDSSMNGKELRLKQQYFLCSASLQDIINRFKKTHGNDWKVFSDKVAIQLNDTHPAISIAEMMRILLDEENLEWDEAWEIVIKTFAYTNHTLMPEALEKWPVSLFEKLLPRHLQIIYEINARFLRMVSMKWPGDNDRLARMSLIEEGGCKMIRMAYLSIVGSYAVNGVAALHSDLLKTTLFKDFYELWPEKFNNKTNGVTPRRWVRKANPAMSELINSKIGESWVKDLDDLRKLEKFAKDAKFQKAFMDVKKQNKERLAKYLKETQGVDLDTNMFFDVQVKRIHEYKRQLLNILHAIHLYIQLKDGKEIMPRTIMIGGKSAPGYWMAKQIIRLANAVAAIIDADPVCKGKLKMVFLENYRVSFAEKIIPAADLSEQISTAGTEASGTGNMKFALNGALTIGTLDGANVEMKEEVGDENIFIFGLTVEEVTELLAKGYRPRDFYESDDDLRRVIDLIGSGFFSPDRPDLFKHIADKLLTHDPYMLCADFRSYVDMQAKVAEAYQDKKHWAEMAILNVARMGKFSSDRTIDQYAKEIWNVKGCSIKL